CTTGTGAAGATCTTTGCTTTAATGGTGGAACCCCTGTTGATGGGCATTGTCAGTGTCCATTTCCCTTTTCGACAATTTCTTGTTGTAAATCTTCTGGTAGGTTGTTTTTAATCAACATTTTGGACTAAATCCAATAATATACATTCACAATGTATTAATTTAGCCTTGTTTGTTTATGTAAGAGTATGATTTAAGTAAACTTGTACTTTTGGTAAATGGTAACCATAAGAACTGAACTGCTACATTTTGCTTTTAAGTTTTTCTTACAATCATTACTTATTACATTGCTTAGTTTACATATTTTGAATAATGTGTTTGgttcttatttatttaacaagaTGGCGACCCCTGTATTTACCACTCTCTTGTCAACGACCGTTGGAGAAGTGTTGGTAACTCAGAGCTCATTCACAGATCATCATCGTGCGATGTAAATATGACGTCGGAAATTTGGTATCGGTTCAAAAGTATTAGCGGGGAGCAAATAATTGACAGATGCGTGACTATCAACAAATGTGGCGTACATTTTCCAATATGGTTGAAGGGTAAGTGTGTATCGTTGAACCCATAAGCTGTGTATCCATGAGTGGATGCTGTCATGGGAAATGTAGGTGTTCAATCAAAGAATCGTGAATATGATGGACTTTTAATTTAAGCCTAGTTattctacactaccaaactttaccGAACATTTGTTTGCAAACATCAAATTTGCCAACGTTTGGTGGTACATGTGTGTCTACACTATACTGGAGGTCCATTACACTTTACAGTACTGTGTCTACACTATACTGGAGGTCCATTACactttacagtaggcctactgtaggtcATTAAACATTAGAAGAATAATGTAATTGCAGAGCAACAAAAAGGTTTGCTCGTTTTACAGTACATTAATAAATAACGTAGGCCTCTTTTATGGAGGCTTTTCTACAGTTAATTGGCCCATTCTATTTGTGTCGAAAATACATCACTCtctattgtactgtatgtaaatgtaCTTCGTAATCCTTAAAATCGAACGTATGCACATTATACAGGAAGACATCCGGTTGACACTGGTAACGAAGTTGAGAGACACGCATGCGTCAGCAAGAGTGAGGATGGCATCACAAAATGCTGTGAGCATAAGAAACCTATCAAAATCAAAAAGTGCTCCGATTTCTACATTTACAAGTTGGCCTCAGTCCGTTCATGTGATGAGGGATATTGTTCTGGTAAGTTGACCAATGGTCAGCGTCTACTCTAcagtgttaataataatattctaattTGTAAATCGCCTAATGATGttaaacctctaagcgctgtacattattatcatcatgttGGATCAAACACGTGTACACGTGTATTCTATTACTTctgatttattaaatataagaaatgtgtgcattaattaataaaactgATTGCGtgttaataaatacagtataagcAAATGTAAACTAAACATTCCTTTTTCAAAAAAACATAAAGTATCAGGAAGTAAGCTTTGGTAActttaaaacttattttaaaatgatgattTCTTTGTTATAGGTGAGGAAGCACCGTGTCCACCAGGTACCAGTTCCCCAAATGGATATACTCCGAATTGTTTAGGTAGGTTCACTACTTTGCCCCAAATGTAAGTTAAGTTATTTGAATGTAACAAATATTACAATACCAATGGTTCATAAAGAGTATCTCAGTTTAAAGAATACAAAATTCAAACGATATGCAATAGGGCCTACCATTAAAAATGTCAATTGATCCTTCGCATTTCGTAAAATAACGACGTCACACAACATGACGTACTTTTGAAATGGAAATTGTGAGATTTTCGTCGCGTTTTggaagtactgtactgtatgtagcCTAAAAAGTTAGCAACGGTACATTGTGAAGTTTCAGACTAAAGATGGCGACAAACATAACTTAAATGATACGAACAAATGCTGATGCTGAGGATCACAGGAAATAACAGGTAAATTACAACAACCCTGGAGAAATATTTATACAATGACCTTCGACTTAATATtggcaaaaaaaatatttggcaCGCATAGCGTTTCATACGTAAAAGACGAGTTGAAAATCGGAAAACCGACTGATggaaaacaacaataaaaaacaatatttagaaaCTAAAGAGTCAAAGTCTATCTTACGACCAGGCATACTACACTAATCTCTGATAGTCTTAGTTGTCTTTAGACTTATTAAAGAACCACAATAATTGATGGATATTTAAAATAAGCCTACCTTATTtagttgaaatgttattaaaaataacCACTACTTTCTTCGCTCGAGCTCGATTGTCTGAATATAtaacgccctctataattaGGCATGGCGCATGACTTGGGTTAGGGTATTGTTGGGGAAGCTAAAAATGCAACTGCTGTTGATAATCCTTTTTAAAGTGATATTATAATTTTTGCATGCAAACGTAGCTTGCGCATTGCGtatgtaaaattgtatttatacacATAGTTAACACTTCATACTCACGTTTGTTGTAGTTGTCATTCTACTCATCTTTATcgataggcctactaaaattcTGTTTGATTTTTAAGCCCCTCCTCCGGAGTTGTCCGAACCTGAGCTGTACATAAAGGAGACTTCTGATGGCTTCCATCTTACCTGCGTGTTTTCGTACCCGGATTCTAATAATGTCTCATTTGATGTGATATGGTCATCAGAGAAGGACGAACTTTATAGAGAAACTTTATCGCAATCTAGAAAATCGATATTACATAAAGACAAAATTGACGATACTCATCTTTTGGTGAGTTCTTCTTTTTCATCGAAATAAACCAGTTTCTAATTATTTgctttattggttatccgcacttggcggataaccccttgtttaccttttttatcaataaacattcattagtttttgttgtttgtactgtatgttgtacGAGGGCTctaaattatttattctataCAGAAACTGAATGCCTCCTGCCTCAATAAATATGGCAATTGAAATATAGAAACAGTAACTTCTTctttataacaaaatatcattttaacCAAGTGAATTTATTCCGGAGTATCCTATAATTTTGATtatagtttaatttgtttaaacctTTTCTACAGATTTATTGTAAGGTTACTGGAAAGTTTCTGTATGACGATGGAACTGCTAAGAGCGCGCCCTCACATGCTGTTAGTAGTAGAAGCATCCTACTGAGTCTAGAGGTACGTACGTCACATTCAAATGTTGTAACTTGAAACAAAGCTGAGATCGATACATACAACACAGTAAATAACACATTCATATATTGTAACTTGAGGAAGCAAATGTCGATACATCAAATACAGTAActgaacatttaaaataaaatacaaagacTATAGAGATTGGGGTACGTAAGTCTATACAAAGTGTAAAATCATGAAATTAGGGATTTAGGTGAAGGAAAAACTCAATCATAAAAGTAATTTTTGCAGGAATTTGAACGAACACCAGAAATAAACAACAACACAAGTAAGACTAGAGCTTCAACAAGATCACAAAGCGAAAGTAGTGACAACACAAACAGCTTCATTTTACCGACTGGTATTGGTGTTGGAATTCTCGTTCTAGTTATCATTGTCGTCTTCACaataattatcataaaaaataaaagactaCGACTGCCCTCATCgtccaaattgtttattttaaattcaaacaaaCACGGGTCGTGTGAAGAGATATTTTCaagaaaagatgaaaataatacCAGTTTGTAGTCCCGACCCATTTTATCCAGGAATAGAGGTTAGTATGAAAAGGACCTATGACGATCAAAATTAATTGAACGTCTATTTCAAAATAGAACAGCGCCGCCTATCGATCGTGCACTGTTCTAAATATTTTGCTAGGATTATATTAGCTTAGTATTAGTTCCATATATTCATACACAATATCTTTTTTTATGGAAAacacataattttatatataagtttaaaaaattcATTGAAAAAATTAACCtaaatattcatatattttatttgaaaccTGTTATGAACATCTATTtcacaatagaacagcaacgcctaTCGATTTTGCAGTGTTCTAAACTAAAATGTTTTTGCTAGTTTAGATATTAGTTTAGTTTTATGTTATATtcatacaaaatgtaaatatgtttttttatataatggaaaacaaagaaaaggaagctaaatatatataaatatattttatttgtaatctgTCTGTCTTACTTCCCAATATGAATCGGTGATTCCCTGGTTATCACCCCCAAAAAATACGATAACGACAAAGAAACAAATGATATTGATTCTTGTAGAGAGAGAGAGTTGTGATTATAAATAACGATGATAGTCGTCATGATCATGAACACGATGGTGAGGATAAAGAGATGATGATATGGTATCTAGTAGATGACTGTCAATAGTCAGTCACGAGCTACCCAGGGACAGCTGCAGAATTtctgatgacgatgatgatgatgatgatggtgaagtTTGGTATGTTGTAGATGACTGTCAATAGTCAGTCACAATCTACCTAGGGACAGCTACAAAATTGTGTGATGACGATGAAGATGACGTTGTATATGATTATTAACTATCAGTGAATTCATTCCCAATAATAAACAACTTCGAATGGACGATGATTATTTTGACATACTGTTCAGTTCAACTATCTCAATTCTAATTTTCCTATAGAAGTTCGTTCGTTCTCAggaaaatatttacaattaagtTAAATCCTTCGAATATACTAAAAACATATCTTGGTTAATCCTGAGTCTAACGTCCTATTGATCTGTTTGTCAAAATGTGTACACCTCTTTCTCTTTCTTAATCTCAAGGACATCTGTTCTAAGTTTGAATCACAACAATTGTATTTACAACTAAGAAAAAACCGATATGGCTTTTATTCAATTACCGTATcttcattttgtcatttttgtttTCCTTCTCGTGTTGCTTCCAGCAACGGCTAATTGGCGTCTGTCGTAATAAAGGCTGAAGAATAAAAACTGGTGAGAGGTAAACTCATccaatttcattaataattgaaCTTTTGATTTCTATAAATTTTTCAGACATTAAATGAACCGTATAATCATTAGCATAGGTAATTCTTTAAATGTCGTTTTTTAGagtttttattgtaattatttcaGGCCGCTGGCGTTTAAAATTTGTTGTCAGAGTACGAACGAACGGAGTCCATTCGCGACAACTCATGGCAACTCATTTAGCAATTTTGATTTAAGTTAAAATTCATATCCGCACTTTTTTCTATTATAAACattaagaaaatgtttacaCCCAGACTGCCCTTATTTACTCCCGTTTTCGTAGATTATTCTATAAATCTATTGTGGAGATCTTTTACCCGAGTTCTCTTCCTCTCTTCTCGGGCTCTTATATAAGGCAAATACATTTTAACCGTACACCTTTTTTTCTgattatgttgtttttaaaattggtaGAGAAACGGGTCCGTTATAGCCCCATCATTGTTATGAAGGTTTTTAAATGTGAGATTTAGTCGATCACacttgaaatttatttttacatatttaggCAAAAAATGGTACCAATTACGGTATAGAAATCTACAGAAAACTAAAGAATACGAATCTGTATTGAAcaatatttatcaaaataaaaaaatcacgtgtttttgtcacatagagtttgatagtgtggacagagctttagagcgTCGATAACAACAACGTCatccattaataaatataatatttttttaacaaatattaaaataaaagacgtaagaaataaaacagtaaaattgTATGaagtaaattatttattattttcaacgTTTTATTGACATAGATAAGCTAATGTAATAAATactattacaaatatataacatataattaTCAACATTTCATTACGAGTTAAGTACAGACTTGATAGTCACTGAATATGCTTAAATGTACCGCCACTCAAACGTACaagtgtttattttaattattgagaACTAAGAAATGTTTAATACCAAATCATTCCACCACCGTCATATAGGTTTATAAATGATATAAGCGAGATACAGagttcagtttttttttatattaaaactaaattatttataaaatgttgtttaagcTATATATTTAGTGTTGTTGACAGTGCTGCTGTCaatgaacaaaacaaacttGTGTTTTGCAATCATAGCTATACGATATACTCGCGTGTACCTTTCGAGTGAATGTTGAATTCACTTTCATACATTAAAATACGGACTATCGCGAGTAACATAAATACTACACGCGTGTCGAATGGCGAAATAAAGTGATGTGTTTTACCTTTAAAGGTTTGAATACAGACTGTTAGCGATGACTAGGTGGACAGATGAGTAATGTCAACAAGATATGTACCTAACTTTACGGCTCTGTCTTAATATGAGTATCCGGTTTTCCTATCACGGAACCTTTCCGTAAATACAGCGTAATTTAGATAACTGTAAACATATCATCGGCCATAAATCTAGTTTTCAGTTTTATGAGCGTAAACACACTTCCTATAAATATTACTAGGTCAGTGCAAAAGTTCATCTTACTGTTGAATTTATAAAGTACATCCAGAACCTTTTAATTATCGCCTTTATTGCTGAAATAGCGCCACCAACGTGTCCGCGTATCTTGCGCCGCGTGCGCGTACAACGACCCtggtttaaaaagaaaaaaacgaCAAACCAacgtatttattattaattcagaTTTAAACCCTTTCAACAAGATCATAATTTTATCAttcaaaacaattgaaaattgTCAATACAAAGTTCTGTTAATGTTAAACTGCGctgttttaaacaaaatattcacaGGCCTAAAGTAGTTTTCCACCAAGTATTTTAACAAAGAAACATCTGCTCAGATTTATTAGACATTTGCaatttatgacatcatcaacaCAACAGTTTCCAAGAACTTTTGCAACCTGtcgaaaaaaaataacaagagTTATTAAGAAACAATTAAAAACGACATGTCAGGTTTTAAGTTATCTTACTTAATCTCCAAAATTGCTTTAGCGCGTGTTGTTGGCGCGCACATTGATGGCGCCAATAACTGGCGACGCGCAGTTTCAGCAGACTATTTTGAAACAACTACGCAAAAACGTGATTAAGTGCACAATGCAGCACgattttttgtttgaatttcaATTTGATAGTCAAATTGCCACTTTCTTTCAGCAGTGAAACTGATCTTTAAGCACAGTTACTTACTACTCTGTGAAATTTCTTACACAATGGCTTAATTATCACGCCGATATTAAGTCCATTTAAAAATCACTTTAGGCACACAATacattaaagtgtactcattttAAATACAAGATTATCGCGTTAAAACATACGTGAAGTGGATGCAATGAGCAGTTGATGTGTCAAGCACAATAACGAGTGTAACTTAACGTAATTAATTTATGTAGTTTATAAACACATTGGCGTAAAGTAAATTGTCTCTTACGTCGACATCAATAGGTGATACATACAGATAATAGGTGGCTACATTTCAAGTTGTTGTTATACAAAAGATCACGTGTCAAATAAGAAACAATTGACGCACGAGTTGAAAACAATTACTTGATGAACAAAAAGCTTTTGCGCGCATGCGTTAACTTGTTGTTTTCTTGGAGCGAATAACAAACTTCTAATTCTAACTTTACGAACAAAACTAGGATAGGATTTCTCTACAACAAGAGCCCAATTAATAAACTTTCTTCTAGGAATAGAAATTTTGTAACATAATCGGTATTTCGATCAACAAAATAAGttgtataataggcctacatttcataAAAGCCTAAAAGCAATGAATCGAATTAAACAAAAGACCAACTTGAGGGTTTTTTATGTTTGAttatcaaaattcaaaattattaatcatagtaatatataatacatcATATTTACAGGTTATAATAAGTCACGTGCTGTCTTAAATTGTAAGATGTATccatcattttgataaaaaGCAGAAATCATAAAACGCCAGAGGGCCGAGTGCGACGTGATCGCAAGAAAAGCAGATATGATCTACGTCACAAATTATACTAGGCTTCATCGGTCAGTGCGTATGATGGTAACACTGTCcacaacaattttaaaaaaatggtttcaatttatttcgaaaaaaacttgcaTAGAATGTGCAGAAAAATGTAGCTCTCATGACGTACTTTGGTTACAATGTGTACTGTAAGTAAATATTAAGAAACAAAGACTTTTATTTGGCATACTtcgaattaaaataaatgtttatgttacGTGACAGTTGGCCTATATATACAAAGAAGTCCGAAGAGATTGATAAAAACCTTTGGTGAAGAATTACATAAAACATAACACGCAAACGTGGACAAACTCAAGAACAGATTATTTGTATTAGCGGTTCTAACTCATATCCACaagtatttatttcaatattttgtttgtgttgaatgtaaaattaaattattgatttaaattcaattcataATTGATTAAGTAATCTGATAAAATAATCTATTCTAAAGTAGCCATATTTTCATCAAATCCTTTGCCACATTCATCAGtcgaaaaaaataatatctaagAACGAAGAATTATCTTCTCTCTTCACTTTTATACACATAAGTTACTAGTGTAATTAAGAATAGAGGAGTTCTACTATGTTCTAGACAGCGGATACGTAACCAACTAAAGCTACAGCGAGTAATTTCTtagtaaattgtaattttactcTTTTCTGTATCACGAAAGAGTGGAATTCTACAGAAAACTCTTGAAAATGTCACTCTTTTCTACATCAAGAAAAagttgtaatttatttttttggatcGAATTAAAAGGAagaatgaaattacaatttcacTCACGGAAGAGTAAAATTGTATTGAAAGTTCAGTCTGTATCAAGATTGTATTTCAACTTTTACATGCACCTAAAAGAGTGAAACTTGTAATTTCACTCAAAGGAAGAGTGAAAGTGTATTGAAACTTCACTTGTATTTTAACTCTTACATCAACCAAGAAGATTGAAACGTTGAACGATTGCACTCTTGAAGGAAGAGTGAAATAGTGTATTAGGAAGAGTGACACAGTGTATTTCACTCAAGGAAGAGTGGAATTACGCTTGTGCTTATATTTACCTTTTCTTGTCCGTGATTGAAATCTATCTTCAGAGTTGTTACCGGTTGCTCCTCGTGATAACAAATATTCCAAGAGGTAACGGTCGTCTGAGGCGGGTAGTGCTGGGTTTAATCCATCGTTTGAAAGTCCCCCTCCTACTCCATTTGGTGCAATGGTATCATCATATCTTTGAAATAGTTCTAACATAGCACGTGATGCCTGAAAGATACAATTAAATCAACCTAATTCATTTTCAATCGCGGTGCTCACAAATCTGTTTTGTGTgcacaataattataaatacgGTAGGCTATACggtataaatattttttgggcTTTATTAACACGTAAGTCTCCCTATACCGGTATCTGTGAGTATTTTGGGTAAATAGTAAAAGTAAGATTGGTAGTCGAGTTCAATCTTAATTTAACCTTTCAACGAgtgaaaataattgtattatttaggTTATTGCTTACAATATTGTACAAAACATTTATTAGAgctatttgttgttttattttatgaaagACAAGTGCTAACAAATGTacgaaataattatttaaaaactttagtAGAGTTTAGGTTACCGACCGTTAACTAATTCAACTATCTTCACCAGGTTTTACGTAAAACGAGACTGTTAGGCGGTTTAATCAAAATTTGTAACACTAAATGTGTAACATCGGGATTCTGTATAACCTATTACAAATCATTGTTGGTAATTTAAGGCGCCAGTATTGTTAAAGAAATCACGGAGTATAGTAACAACTAAAATTAAGAGATTTCCTTAATCTATACCTTTTAAGTATATTAGTTATGAGGCGCGAAATAAAACAACTTTACAAAAGggttaataatgataattatgatgttATTTGATGTAGTTTTCAgagaaaaacattttagaagtataaaaaatgttttaatacataaaatattgCCTCGAAGTTGTGTATTTCGCTTCTATTTCAAACTCTAACTTGACGGATAACTATAAGAATTGATTGAAACGAATCGCCCTAGGCCTAGAATGTTTCTGATGAGACCGGGCCACTATCACTCCAGTTGTATCAACATTCGGTGCTGTACATTAGTGCTTATAACTGTCTGCTGAGCTTCTTGATTGTTTTAGTTGAAACTTCGTGCTTATCACCTGATCATGATTGATTAAGAGATATTTACAACAGCTTAACAACTGTAAAACTTCTCAACTCGAACGTAATCGGGACAGTGTTTTTCATTAATTCTCTATCTTATGAATGCCATCGTTATGTGTTTTCTTAGATTACAACAGACAGAGCTATAGATTGAGTCAATTTCGTGTTACACTAATGTCAGTATGACTATACTTTCATTTTTATAGAGATGTTCGAGACGTCGAATCCATGTTATAATGCTACTGTAGGATATATAaacatactactgtatattacagTAGGTCAACGGACGTTAAATGCTTCTTTTGACCgttaactgaaaaaaaaatcgttCATATGCCTATACAGTgtatatatctatataaataCCAACCGGATCCGGTTTGTCGTTTGGACGTATACAGTAGTCTACCTATACCGTAACTGTTATACGATATCGGGTTGATAGAAAgcaatataaacattttgttgtaacatttatttaaaaaaggcatTCTATCAATTTAGATTTGCTTGATTTAAACATTTACCTCAGATAGAGAAAAGTTAAAACGTAATTGTAAGAGGTGGGCATTTGGACTTTATTTACTGCGCTTGGAACTCTGATGTTACATCCAATAAAAGATTACATCACAACACGTAAAAGCAGGAACAAGTAGGTAACAATCAAATAATATGCGACTGATCTGAAACTAACTACTAGCATTAAGTTGCTTGCTTCAGCCTCTACAACATTGGCGACTTTGAGGTTTAATATAAATTGCAAATATCAATTTCAGTTAGAATTATAATGAACAAAGACAATACTAAGTCATTTATTAATAAGCTGTACACGTCTTTCATTGATGTACCACTGACTTAATTTCTTCTTCAAAGGATTTTTGAAAACTTGCGCATATTATCTTGTCGCTATGAATCACTTCAATACTTATTTATAATTACTATTTATtcacattttgtgtttttaaatgaaaaccgTCAATTGTATGTTTACATTATAcatgtttaattgtttaaaacgtGGTCTTTTGCCCTTTGTGATCTTGTAAATAGTGCATAGCCGAATACACCTTAGCAGTTGCTGATAATTTAAAAGAGttgcttatatatttatgattcCTTTTTATAATTTTCCTTTTATAAGGCCAGTTTCAATCGGTTCCATTCTAATCCACAGCCTGTAACTTAGTACACTTAAACTTGTTCAGTCTCAGAAAACGCGGTTTGAATCCGATGTTATTATTAGTTGGTCACAttatttgttttcctttttttcaaCAAACACTCAAATCGCTCTGATCTTTAcgagaataataataataataacgcgACTTTTATACAACGCTAACTTC
This is a stretch of genomic DNA from Antedon mediterranea chromosome 3, ecAntMedi1.1, whole genome shotgun sequence. It encodes these proteins:
- the LOC140043325 gene encoding uncharacterized protein, producing the protein MAKSAVFAIFIFVGCFSIISSASLRRRRSTDETNASRAMLELFQRYDDTIAPNGVGGGLSNDGLNPALPASDDRYLLEYLLSRGATGNNSEDRFQSRTRKGCKSSWKLLC